In a single window of the Flavivirga spongiicola genome:
- a CDS encoding DUF1801 domain-containing protein, with the protein MKPVDEYFFDQKEPYQSIMLYVRSVILNTLPEVEERYSYKIPFYNIGKKPMIYLNILKGKDYVDVAFVQGVLLEKQFSILKNDNKRKQVRSIQLRTIEDLDHENFIELLHEASNLLSKSKKAWFID; encoded by the coding sequence TTGAAACCTGTAGACGAGTATTTTTTTGATCAAAAGGAACCTTATCAATCCATCATGCTTTATGTTAGAAGTGTTATCCTAAATACACTACCCGAAGTAGAGGAGAGATATAGTTATAAAATCCCGTTTTATAATATTGGAAAAAAGCCTATGATTTATCTAAATATTTTAAAAGGTAAAGATTACGTTGATGTTGCTTTTGTACAAGGTGTTTTATTAGAAAAACAGTTTTCTATTTTAAAGAACGACAATAAACGTAAACAAGTACGTTCTATTCAGCTAAGAACCATCGAAGATTTAGATCACGAAAATTTTATTGAGTTATTGCATGAAGCTTCAAACTTACTAAGTAAAAGCAAAAAGGCTTGGTTTATCGATTAA
- a CDS encoding NAD(P)-dependent oxidoreductase yields the protein MQFAIIKERKTPPDRRVVFSPLKLAEAQKEFPEATFKVESSDIRVFSDEQYKKEGFETVNNIDDCDVMIGVKEVPIENLIPNKKYFFFSHTIKKQPYNRKLLKAILEKNIELYDHETIIGSNEFRLIGFGYYAGLVGAYNGFRALGLRDGLFDLPKVESLADLNAAKAALDKIQLPNIKILLSGTGKVARGAKEILDHLKIKQVSDALYLTAKFTEPVYCLVDVMEYSKRKDGKVGNTEAFYKDATGYESNFMPYAKETDFFIAGHFYGTGAPYLFTRDDAKSPNFNINLVADISCDVDGPVASTLRASTISEPFYGYDPQSEKEVAFNAKGAITVMAVDNLPCELPKDASEGFGEQFLQHVIPAFFNNDADGVLERARITKNGKLTERFFYLQDYVDGKE from the coding sequence ATCCAGTTTGCAATTATAAAAGAACGCAAAACCCCACCAGATAGGCGTGTGGTATTTTCTCCATTAAAGTTAGCCGAAGCACAAAAAGAATTTCCAGAAGCAACTTTTAAAGTAGAATCTAGTGATATTCGTGTGTTTTCTGATGAGCAATATAAGAAGGAAGGGTTTGAAACTGTAAATAATATAGACGATTGTGATGTGATGATTGGTGTAAAGGAAGTGCCAATTGAAAATTTAATTCCAAATAAAAAATACTTTTTCTTTTCGCATACTATAAAAAAACAACCTTATAATAGAAAACTCTTAAAAGCCATTTTAGAAAAAAATATCGAACTGTACGACCATGAAACCATCATAGGTAGTAATGAATTTCGTTTAATAGGCTTTGGTTATTATGCAGGATTGGTAGGTGCATATAACGGATTTAGGGCATTAGGCTTAAGAGATGGATTGTTTGATTTGCCGAAAGTAGAAAGCCTTGCAGATTTAAATGCAGCTAAAGCAGCGTTAGATAAAATACAATTACCGAATATTAAAATATTACTCTCTGGTACAGGAAAGGTAGCACGCGGAGCTAAAGAAATTCTAGATCATTTAAAAATAAAACAAGTTAGTGATGCCTTGTATTTAACGGCTAAATTTACCGAACCCGTTTACTGTTTAGTAGATGTCATGGAATATAGTAAGCGTAAAGATGGCAAAGTTGGTAATACAGAAGCTTTTTATAAAGATGCAACAGGTTATGAAAGTAATTTTATGCCCTATGCTAAAGAAACAGATTTTTTTATAGCTGGACATTTTTATGGTACAGGAGCTCCTTATTTATTTACGAGAGACGATGCTAAATCACCAAATTTTAATATAAATTTAGTGGCAGATATTAGCTGTGATGTAGACGGTCCTGTGGCTTCTACATTAAGAGCGTCAACCATTTCGGAACCATTTTATGGTTACGACCCGCAATCTGAAAAAGAGGTTGCATTTAATGCTAAAGGTGCAATTACAGTTATGGCAGTCGATAATTTACCATGCGAACTTCCAAAAGATGCGAGCGAAGGTTTTGGTGAACAATTTCTTCAACATGTTATTCCAGCGTTTTTTAATAACGATGCAGATGGTGTTTTAGAACGTGCCAGAATAACAAAAAACGGAAAGCTAACAGAGCGTTTCTTTTATTTACAAGATTATGTGGATGGTAAGGAGTAA
- a CDS encoding sodium:solute symporter, which produces MNSINLSITDIVILLCYFALIIWWALKHGKSKDSDSYFLAGRNMKWPIVGLSLFAASVSSSTLMGHSGEGFISGIAVFNYNIVSILVMVFFGMFFLPFYIKSKIFTIPEFLERRFDGRSRTYFSFITIIGNVFLDASATLYTGALIVKLIFPEADLFTIIVIMALVAGSYTIIGGLASAINADMIQAIILIIGSCILSIYAFNEIGGWSEFHDRFGEGVWLKLTRPLDDPTVPWLGMIIGIPILGFYFWGNNQVMVQRVLSAKSIDHGRKGVLLVGFLYLLTLFIFIIPGLIGRGISLFGVENLPTEMITGLDLKENFNINTDEVYPRLITRLLPVGLIGIILAAMVSALTSTLSATLSSVSTLFTMDFYSKINPKADSKKLVWVGRITAIVMLIVAIAWAPFIAKFDSLVSYYQEIVSYIAPPIVGTFFLGLFWKRCNSQGAFMGLMSGLVMAAGMMIVKYGAGFDPGMHFLIMAPIIMILSIAVNIVTSYLSAPPSDEKVKENSWTIDIWREETKALKGVVWYKNFRVLSMLLVASCIIMYALYY; this is translated from the coding sequence ATGAATTCAATTAATTTAAGCATCACAGATATTGTTATTTTGCTGTGTTATTTCGCGCTTATAATCTGGTGGGCACTAAAACATGGTAAAAGTAAAGATTCTGACTCCTATTTTTTAGCGGGACGTAATATGAAATGGCCAATAGTGGGCCTATCTTTATTTGCTGCCAGTGTTTCCAGTTCTACCTTAATGGGGCATTCAGGAGAAGGTTTTATTAGCGGCATTGCCGTTTTTAATTACAATATAGTATCCATTTTAGTTATGGTATTCTTTGGTATGTTTTTTCTTCCATTTTATATCAAATCAAAAATATTTACCATTCCGGAATTTTTGGAACGGCGATTTGATGGTAGATCCAGAACATACTTCTCATTCATAACCATTATTGGAAATGTGTTTCTTGACGCTTCAGCTACATTATATACAGGAGCCTTAATAGTGAAGTTGATTTTCCCGGAGGCAGATTTGTTTACAATTATTGTTATTATGGCATTGGTAGCTGGTAGTTATACTATTATTGGCGGGTTAGCATCTGCAATCAATGCAGACATGATTCAAGCCATCATACTTATAATTGGTTCGTGCATTCTGTCCATATATGCTTTTAATGAAATAGGAGGGTGGAGTGAGTTCCATGATCGATTTGGTGAAGGTGTCTGGTTAAAACTTACCAGACCTTTAGACGACCCAACAGTACCATGGTTAGGAATGATTATAGGGATACCCATATTAGGATTTTATTTTTGGGGTAATAACCAAGTGATGGTACAGCGTGTCTTATCGGCAAAGTCAATAGACCATGGTCGAAAAGGAGTACTTTTAGTTGGATTCCTATACCTTTTAACACTATTCATTTTTATTATTCCAGGTTTAATAGGAAGAGGAATAAGCTTGTTTGGGGTAGAAAACCTTCCAACAGAAATGATAACAGGTTTAGACTTAAAAGAGAACTTTAATATTAATACAGATGAAGTCTACCCACGATTGATCACAAGGCTTTTACCAGTAGGATTAATAGGTATAATACTAGCAGCTATGGTATCTGCTTTAACGTCTACATTGAGTGCAACACTTAGTTCGGTATCCACTTTATTTACTATGGATTTTTACTCTAAAATAAATCCTAAAGCCGACAGTAAAAAATTAGTTTGGGTTGGACGTATAACTGCGATTGTCATGTTAATAGTTGCTATTGCTTGGGCACCGTTTATAGCCAAATTTGATTCTCTGGTATCTTATTATCAGGAAATAGTGTCTTATATAGCACCGCCAATAGTAGGGACCTTCTTTTTAGGACTTTTTTGGAAAAGATGCAATTCCCAAGGTGCTTTTATGGGACTCATGTCTGGCTTGGTTATGGCGGCAGGAATGATGATTGTCAAATATGGTGCTGGCTTTGATCCTGGCATGCACTTTCTTATTATGGCTCCCATTATCATGATTTTAAGCATTGCTGTGAATATTGTGACAAGTTACCTGTCCGCGCCTCCAAGTGACGAAAAAGTAAAAGAGAATTCATGGACCATAGATATATGGAGAGAAGAAACTAAGGCATTAAAAGGAGTGGTGTGGTATAAAAACTTCAGAGTGCTTTCTATGCTTTTAGTAGCTAGTTGTATCATTATGTATGCATTGTATTATTAA
- a CDS encoding SanA/YdcF family protein: MTYLKKFILIITLLIIYIIIINVWIVYQAKNSTYDNMSLIPKNRVGLVLGASKFTLNGNINLYYKYRLEAAYQLYKSGKIEFILISGDNGRKSYDEPTDFKNDLVKMGVPENKIFLDYAGFRTLDSIVRAKEIFGLNSITVVSQKFHNERAIYLSKSFKINVIGYNAQDINGRYGIKTKLREYLARAKASIDILFNVKPKFLGKKIEIK; the protein is encoded by the coding sequence ATGACATATTTAAAAAAATTCATACTCATAATAACGCTATTAATTATTTATATAATAATTATAAATGTTTGGATAGTATACCAAGCTAAAAATTCCACTTATGATAATATGTCACTTATTCCAAAAAACAGAGTAGGTCTTGTTCTAGGCGCCAGTAAATTTACTTTAAACGGAAACATAAATCTATACTACAAATACCGATTAGAAGCCGCATATCAGCTCTATAAATCAGGAAAAATAGAATTTATTTTAATAAGTGGTGATAACGGAAGAAAAAGTTATGATGAACCCACCGATTTTAAAAATGATTTAGTAAAAATGGGAGTTCCTGAAAATAAAATATTCTTGGATTATGCTGGATTCAGGACACTAGATTCGATAGTAAGAGCTAAAGAAATATTTGGGTTAAATTCTATAACAGTTGTGTCTCAAAAGTTTCATAATGAGCGTGCTATTTACCTATCCAAAAGCTTTAAAATTAATGTTATTGGATATAATGCTCAAGATATAAATGGACGCTATGGTATAAAAACTAAATTAAGAGAATATCTAGCTAGAGCAAAAGCATCAATCGATATTCTTTTCAATGTAAAGCCTAAATTTTTAGGTAAAAAAATAGAAATAAAATGA
- a CDS encoding DUF4153 domain-containing protein, whose protein sequence is MKNIPLIIGALLFSTLFYQHAIGLNLSLFSLLTIIILIIYNKDTFKKKNTIVFSLVLVITAITTFFYRSNLSIIAYVVAFLTLIGNVSEQNSSIYINWLNGFYSSIAAFFNRNFNTIEKDEKVVPKQKTDYLHLLKIIGIPLTVVIIFISLYKNGNPVFSELISKIDFSFINIQWLLVAVLGYYLLSNISKPVRIDLATTYDLNTGNLLDIKGEIKIERLKKENQLGFILIALLNILITFFLITDVTYLISTNDLRASAFSNQVHNGINTLIASIIIAIIIILYFFRGNLNFYKDNKNLKYVTYTWIILNIILIINIAIKDCQYIYYFGFTYKRIGVLIYLLLTVIGLLTTSIKIKQIKNFWYLFRVNTLTAFTILIISSSINWDNYMTHYNLNHAQFMDFNYLLDLSNNNTLLLKNYADQNNLNEEKKSLIEKKYNAYLIELENKKWQEIQYDNLRLNKD, encoded by the coding sequence ATGAAAAACATCCCTTTAATAATCGGAGCTTTATTGTTTAGCACACTTTTTTACCAACATGCTATAGGTTTAAACCTAAGTTTATTTTCTCTGCTAACAATTATTATACTTATAATTTATAATAAAGATACATTTAAGAAAAAAAACACTATTGTATTTAGTCTTGTACTTGTAATAACTGCTATCACGACATTTTTTTATAGATCGAACTTATCAATAATTGCATACGTTGTTGCTTTTTTAACACTAATAGGGAATGTCTCTGAACAAAATTCATCTATTTATATAAATTGGCTCAATGGGTTTTACTCATCAATAGCGGCGTTCTTTAATCGTAATTTTAACACTATTGAGAAAGATGAAAAAGTGGTACCTAAACAAAAAACTGATTACCTGCATTTGCTTAAAATAATTGGTATTCCTTTAACTGTGGTTATCATTTTTATAAGCTTATATAAAAATGGGAACCCTGTCTTTAGTGAATTAATTTCTAAAATTGATTTTAGCTTTATTAATATTCAGTGGTTGTTAGTTGCTGTTCTTGGCTATTATTTATTAAGTAATATTTCTAAACCAGTACGAATTGACCTAGCAACTACTTATGATTTAAATACTGGAAACTTATTAGATATAAAAGGAGAAATAAAAATAGAACGTCTCAAAAAAGAAAATCAATTGGGGTTTATTCTAATCGCACTTCTAAATATACTCATCACATTCTTTCTCATCACCGATGTTACTTATTTAATTTCGACCAATGATTTAAGAGCTTCTGCCTTTTCAAATCAGGTTCATAATGGTATTAATACCTTAATTGCTTCCATCATTATAGCAATAATAATTATACTATACTTTTTCAGAGGAAACTTAAACTTCTACAAAGACAATAAAAACCTCAAATATGTTACTTATACCTGGATAATACTTAATATCATTTTAATAATAAACATTGCAATAAAGGATTGCCAATACATCTATTATTTTGGCTTTACATATAAACGAATAGGTGTTTTAATTTACTTATTACTTACAGTAATAGGCTTACTTACCACTTCAATTAAAATAAAACAAATAAAAAACTTCTGGTACTTATTCAGAGTAAACACATTAACTGCTTTTACAATTTTAATCATATCAAGCTCTATTAATTGGGATAACTACATGACACATTACAACCTTAATCATGCTCAATTTATGGATTTTAATTACCTGTTAGACTTATCTAATAACAACACCTTACTTCTTAAGAACTATGCAGATCAAAATAACTTAAATGAGGAAAAGAAATCTTTAATTGAAAAAAAATACAATGCCTACCTAATTGAATTGGAAAATAAAAAATGGCAGGAAATACAATATGATAATTTAAGATTAAATAAAGACTAA
- the kdsA gene encoding 3-deoxy-8-phosphooctulonate synthase produces MTLQSIPKIKHTNSNNFFLLCGPCAIEGEDMALRIAEKVVTITNKLEIPYVFKGSFKKANRSRIDSFTGIGDEKALKILKKVSDTFDVPTVTDIHEISDATLAAQYVDVLQIPAFLVRQTDLVVAAAKTGKVVNLKKGQFMSPEAMKHAVQKVKDSGSDKAWITDRGTMFGYQDMIVDFRGIPTMRQYAPTVLDVTHSLQQPNQNAGVTGGRPDMIETVARAGVVNNVDGLFIETHFDPANAKSDGANMLHLDNLEKLLTNLVAIRKTVNGL; encoded by the coding sequence ATGACTCTTCAAAGTATACCTAAAATAAAACATACTAATTCAAACAATTTTTTCTTGCTTTGTGGTCCATGTGCTATCGAAGGAGAAGATATGGCACTTCGTATTGCCGAAAAAGTAGTTACTATTACCAATAAATTGGAAATCCCTTATGTTTTTAAAGGCAGTTTTAAAAAGGCAAACCGTAGTAGAATTGACAGTTTTACAGGAATTGGCGATGAGAAAGCTTTAAAAATTTTAAAGAAGGTTTCAGATACTTTTGATGTTCCAACGGTTACAGATATTCATGAGATTTCAGATGCTACATTAGCGGCACAGTATGTTGATGTGTTACAAATCCCTGCGTTTTTAGTACGTCAAACAGATTTGGTAGTTGCTGCAGCAAAAACTGGTAAAGTTGTCAACTTAAAAAAAGGACAATTTATGAGTCCTGAAGCCATGAAGCATGCCGTACAAAAAGTTAAGGACTCTGGTAGTGATAAAGCATGGATAACAGACAGAGGCACGATGTTTGGATATCAAGACATGATAGTAGATTTTCGTGGCATTCCAACAATGCGCCAATACGCTCCAACCGTTTTAGATGTAACACATTCGTTGCAACAACCTAATCAAAATGCTGGTGTAACAGGTGGCAGACCAGATATGATTGAAACTGTAGCCAGAGCTGGTGTTGTTAATAACGTAGATGGTTTATTTATTGAAACCCATTTCGATCCTGCTAATGCAAAAAGCGATGGTGCCAATATGTTACATTTAGATAATTTAGAAAAATTACTTACCAATTTAGTTGCTATAAGAAAAACAGTCAATGGATTATAA
- a CDS encoding ribosomal maturation YjgA family protein, whose product MKLQLNKKYLIIALIIFAIEVLIAIYLKYGFIRHTFGDYLVVILLYCFIKSFIKTPSIIVAIPVLIFSYIIELLQLINILDRLNLNNNNLLKLIFGNTFQISDLVAYTLGVLTVLITEYSITQFSLKKTNNI is encoded by the coding sequence ATGAAACTACAACTCAACAAAAAGTATTTAATAATTGCATTAATCATATTTGCAATTGAAGTTTTAATAGCCATCTATTTAAAATACGGTTTTATACGTCACACCTTTGGTGATTATTTAGTTGTTATACTACTTTATTGCTTTATTAAAAGCTTTATCAAAACTCCCTCTATTATTGTCGCGATTCCTGTTTTAATATTTTCTTATATCATAGAATTATTACAATTAATAAACATATTAGATAGGTTAAATCTAAATAATAACAACTTATTGAAACTTATTTTTGGTAACACATTTCAAATTTCTGACTTAGTAGCTTATACTTTAGGAGTTCTTACTGTTTTAATTACTGAATATAGTATTACTCAATTTAGTCTTAAAAAAACAAATAACATATGA
- a CDS encoding Coq4 family protein, translating into MNLRKKLIEWLFEKSKEIYTNLFKNDKPWGIYKEQLLTYPDDSFGKNLGLFLHKNNFELISKVERHDAYHTLTGYGTKVEDEIALQYLCFGNGKRSLYLYGSIILGTIILPDYYKYYHKSYCIGKKANSFHHFDYKELLMISIHDFRQIIFSKSQINTLIKV; encoded by the coding sequence ATGAATTTAAGAAAAAAACTTATAGAATGGCTATTTGAAAAATCTAAAGAGATTTACACGAATCTTTTCAAGAATGACAAACCATGGGGTATATATAAAGAACAACTTCTAACCTATCCTGATGATTCTTTCGGAAAAAATCTTGGGTTATTTCTGCACAAAAACAACTTCGAATTAATTTCTAAAGTTGAAAGACATGATGCTTATCACACTTTAACTGGCTATGGGACTAAAGTTGAAGACGAAATTGCGTTACAATATCTATGCTTTGGAAATGGTAAAAGAAGCCTTTATCTCTATGGATCGATTATTCTGGGTACAATAATTTTACCTGACTATTACAAATATTACCATAAATCATACTGTATTGGAAAAAAAGCTAATTCATTTCATCATTTTGATTACAAAGAATTATTAATGATTTCAATACATGATTTTAGGCAAATTATATTCTCAAAATCACAAATTAACACACTTATAAAAGTTTAA
- a CDS encoding DDE-type integrase/transposase/recombinase, which produces MDETYIKVKGVWRYLYRTVDKEGNTVDFLLTKEDNAYRLINS; this is translated from the coding sequence ATGGATGAGACCTATATCAAAGTAAAAGGTGTCTGGCGATATTTATACAGAACTGTTGATAAAGAAGGTAATACGGTAGACTTCCTTTTAACAAAAGAAGACAACGCATATCGGCTCATAAATTCTTAA
- a CDS encoding winged helix-turn-helix domain-containing protein translates to MSIITNINKVFDHRIRLGIMSILMVNEYADFNMLKELLGATDGNLASHTKALEKAEYIKVEKQFIGRKPNTRYSTTKLGEAEFKKHINALEKLINKQ, encoded by the coding sequence TTGAGTATAATAACCAACATAAATAAAGTATTTGATCATAGAATTAGATTAGGCATTATGTCTATTTTAATGGTAAATGAATATGCTGATTTTAATATGTTGAAAGAATTGCTTGGGGCTACTGACGGTAATTTAGCAAGTCATACAAAAGCGCTAGAAAAAGCCGAGTATATAAAAGTTGAAAAGCAGTTTATTGGCAGAAAACCAAATACACGATACAGCACTACTAAATTAGGAGAAGCTGAATTTAAAAAACACATTAACGCACTCGAAAAGTTAATTAATAAACAATAA
- a CDS encoding DUF1361 domain-containing protein: MKTIIFDRFKIFSLLSVSITLSIVLLMVRMKLTHSFFYLFLIWNLFLAVIPFAITTYLVSTPKLNKIGFAIWCSVWLLFLPNAPYIITDLLHLKIGSNHLLWLDVLVVISFALNGLLMFSLSLLDMETLLNQYLKRKTTNFIMIFILFLSGFGVYLGRFLRYNSWEILQHPSDLFNDIFNIIIQPNQHLEAWLFTFIFGLFLSIGFWVFKVLYTLKNS, encoded by the coding sequence ATGAAAACAATTATATTCGATCGATTTAAGATCTTTTCTTTATTAAGCGTTTCTATTACCTTAAGTATAGTATTACTTATGGTTAGAATGAAACTAACACATTCCTTTTTCTACTTGTTTTTAATCTGGAATTTATTTTTAGCAGTCATTCCCTTTGCCATTACAACCTATTTAGTAAGTACCCCAAAGCTTAATAAAATAGGTTTTGCAATATGGTGTAGTGTATGGCTGCTTTTTTTACCCAATGCGCCTTATATTATTACTGATTTACTGCATTTAAAAATAGGTTCAAATCATTTATTATGGCTGGATGTGCTTGTTGTTATCTCTTTTGCATTAAACGGATTATTAATGTTTTCGTTATCCCTACTAGATATGGAAACATTATTAAATCAATATTTGAAAAGAAAAACAACAAACTTTATTATGATTTTCATTCTTTTTCTTAGTGGATTTGGTGTTTATTTAGGTCGGTTTTTACGCTATAATTCTTGGGAAATTCTTCAACATCCTTCGGATTTGTTTAACGATATTTTCAATATCATTATACAACCAAATCAACATTTAGAAGCTTGGTTGTTCACTTTTATATTTGGTCTTTTTTTAAGTATTGGGTTTTGGGTATTTAAAGTATTATATACCCTTAAAAACTCATAA
- a CDS encoding SDR family NAD(P)-dependent oxidoreductase, translating to MMTKTALVTGAASGLGYELAFLLIKDGYNLVLVDIDAPKLKEVKQLFNKKFKSKVNLLVKDLSKPDAAQDIYNEVKHLPIIDVLVNNAGFGLFGTFANTDWKRESDMLHLHVLTTTHLTKLILPTMIARKSGKILNISSLAAFQPGPLMSMYYASKSYILSFSEAIANELKGTGVTVTALCPGPTKTLFQETVSNDCSENKISFNMACPTDVALYGYNAMIKGKTVAIPGAFNKFLSTIPRFISRNMATKIVRNIQEKNRA from the coding sequence ATGATGACTAAAACAGCGTTAGTAACAGGAGCTGCTTCGGGACTAGGATATGAATTAGCGTTTTTACTAATAAAAGATGGTTATAATCTTGTTTTAGTTGATATTGATGCACCTAAATTAAAAGAAGTAAAGCAGCTTTTTAATAAAAAGTTTAAAAGTAAGGTCAATTTATTGGTTAAAGATTTAAGTAAACCAGATGCCGCCCAAGATATTTATAATGAAGTTAAACACTTGCCCATAATAGATGTATTAGTAAATAATGCAGGTTTTGGGTTATTCGGCACATTTGCAAACACAGATTGGAAACGCGAGTCTGATATGCTTCATCTTCATGTTTTAACAACTACGCATTTAACAAAACTTATTTTGCCTACAATGATAGCCAGAAAATCTGGTAAAATTTTAAATATTTCATCTTTAGCTGCATTTCAGCCAGGACCGTTGATGTCGATGTATTATGCTTCTAAATCTTATATTTTATCTTTTTCGGAGGCTATTGCTAATGAGTTGAAAGGTACTGGAGTTACTGTTACAGCTTTGTGTCCGGGACCAACTAAAACATTATTTCAAGAAACCGTTTCTAACGATTGTTCGGAAAATAAAATTAGCTTTAATATGGCTTGTCCAACTGATGTTGCATTGTATGGTTATAATGCTATGATAAAGGGGAAAACAGTTGCCATTCCAGGTGCATTTAATAAATTTTTATCTACGATACCTCGCTTTATTTCAAGAAATATGGCAACAAAAATTGTTAGAAATATTCAAGAAAAAAATCGAGCATAG
- a CDS encoding T9SS type A sorting domain-containing protein, whose translation MKKLLLFIGIISTSVFSQDCVDPIVLNLECIPIRTVTGSYNSIANTLSGGINTSANIGEYTDDAGNQWDALVIDYGAPIDLSVNNQLKIKIYSPTRAIEVLSKLEDTTNANSASRGSAASQIGIWQEFIYDYSSEAANSNSLQKVVLFFDPYVGAGNNIYYFDDIEWTSPGALSTEDVSTSIQLFAFPNPVKGVLTIRSNFGIQKINVIDIFGKTILNTEVFNATTYKLDVGPLKTGIYFVNVNANNAFKNIKIIKK comes from the coding sequence ATGAAAAAACTATTACTTTTTATCGGAATCATTTCAACCTCAGTATTTTCACAAGACTGTGTAGATCCTATTGTTTTAAATCTTGAATGCATACCAATTCGTACTGTTACTGGATCTTACAACAGTATAGCAAATACCCTTAGTGGCGGGATCAACACGAGCGCTAACATAGGCGAATATACAGATGATGCTGGGAATCAATGGGATGCCCTTGTTATTGATTACGGAGCGCCAATTGATTTGTCAGTAAATAATCAATTAAAAATTAAAATATATAGTCCAACAAGAGCCATTGAAGTCCTTTCTAAGCTTGAAGATACTACTAATGCAAATAGTGCCTCCAGAGGAAGTGCTGCTAGTCAAATAGGTATTTGGCAAGAATTTATATATGATTATAGCTCTGAAGCAGCCAACTCAAATTCATTACAAAAGGTTGTTTTATTTTTTGACCCTTACGTAGGAGCGGGAAATAATATTTATTATTTTGACGATATTGAATGGACATCGCCGGGAGCTTTATCTACCGAGGATGTTTCAACCTCGATTCAGCTTTTTGCATTTCCTAATCCTGTGAAAGGTGTTTTAACAATACGTTCAAACTTTGGAATACAAAAAATTAATGTTATTGATATTTTTGGAAAGACCATTCTCAACACAGAGGTTTTTAACGCTACTACTTATAAATTAGATGTAGGCCCTTTAAAAACTGGGATTTATTTTGTAAATGTTAATGCAAATAATGCTTTTAAAAACATTAAAATAATAAAGAAATAG